TTAGCTCTAAGGGCCCCAAAATTTTTGTTAAAGAACGTGCTAGTACACTGTATGCCGAAAACGAAAGGCACGATAGCATGATTAGCAAGGTTCCCATTCCGGAAAAGTGAACAGAGGAGCTTCCTTTCATTACGAAGATAAAAATGACCCCAGCAACAGATAGAAAAAGGGAAGCTTTTTGCCAACCGCTAGATCGCTCCTTTAAAAAAAGGGATGCGATCAGTAACGTAAAAATGGGAACAGTTGCTTGGATAATGCCTGCCTCTGAAGAAGAGGTGTATTGCAATCCGAATACCTGGAGAACAAAGAAAATCGCTGGATAAAATAAGGCGAGTGGTATTATTCTTTTTAAATCAGTCCATTTGATTCGAACATGTATCCAGCCGCATATTACTGGAATTAACATAACGACAAATGATATTGTAAAGCGATGAGCAATTACATCTAACGGTGTAGAAATCTGCAAGGCCAATTTTACAAAAAGAAATGAAAAGCCGATAATGATGCTGTATACGATAGCGGCTATATAGGCGCTGAATACTGACTTGGTTTGCATGACAATCATCTCCTGAAAATAATTCTCGGCCGATATCTACACTATAGCGAAGGAGAAAAATCGTCACAATGGAAAGAAACCGCAACTGTACCGGTACAGTTTAGTAAGGAAGGTGTCCCTTTTGTGCAAATATATAGAGATTGTAACTGACCTGGAAGAACGTATCCTTGGGGGAGAAATAAAGCCTGGTCAAAGACTACCTTCTATTCGACAGCTGTCAGAGACCTATCAATGTAGTAAGAGTACGATTATCCGAGGTTTTGCCGATTTAAAAAGAAGACACCTTATTTATTCCATCCCGCAAAGTGGCTATTATGTGGTTGGACGAAAAGATCCCGCTTTAATAGCAGACTCTAAACCATTCGTGGATTTTTCGTCTGCTGCACCTGATCCAAGCGTGTTTCCTTATCTTGATTTTCAGCATTGTATTAACAAAGCGGTGGATACCTATCAAGACGATCTTTTTAGGTATGGAACGGCACAAGGATTACCCACTTTGTTGCGATTATTGCAAAAGCAACTACAGTCCTATCAGGTTTTTACAGACGTTCAGCACCTATGTATCACCTCTGGAGTTCAACAAGCGCTTGCCATTTTGGGTCTGATGAGCTTTCCGAATCACAAACAAAAAGTATTGGTCGAACAGCCTACATACCATTTGCTGATTCAATTATTAGAATTACATCATATCCCTACGCTCACCATTAAAAGAACTGCGTCAGGTATCGATTTTCAAGAACTAGAGAGG
This is a stretch of genomic DNA from Brevibacillus laterosporus DSM 25. It encodes these proteins:
- a CDS encoding DMT family transporter is translated as MQTKSVFSAYIAAIVYSIIIGFSFLFVKLALQISTPLDVIAHRFTISFVVMLIPVICGWIHVRIKWTDLKRIIPLALFYPAIFFVLQVFGLQYTSSSEAGIIQATVPIFTLLIASLFLKERSSGWQKASLFLSVAGVIFIFVMKGSSSVHFSGMGTLLIMLSCLSFSAYSVLARSLTKILGPLELTFIMMSLGFVCFNVLSLSQHLSNGTISAFFTPWADMRFLLATLYLSILSSVGTAFLSNYVLSKIEATKMSVFNNLSTLISMLAGVIFLHEELGYYHYVGAVMIVAGVIGTSFLGQKRQQTQSIPKS